One genomic segment of Candidatus Fukatsuia endosymbiont of Tuberolachnus salignus includes these proteins:
- a CDS encoding IS4 family transposase: MITLKSIIAFKLMYMTKMAALCPEATCTDVLSTIEWQTLYCRIQTTSRLPEHPPTVLQAITWLGQLGGFLNRRAEGLPGIMSLWRGYEILQENVRLFIILNNKNCG, translated from the coding sequence ATGATCACCCTCAAAAGCATTATCGCCTTCAAACTGATGTATATGACCAAAATGGCAGCGTTGTGTCCTGAGGCTACCTGCACCGATGTGTTGTCAACGATAGAATGGCAAACGCTGTATTGCAGAATACAGACAACAAGCCGCCTTCCCGAGCATCCCCCCACAGTGCTTCAGGCAATAACATGGCTGGGTCAATTGGGAGGATTTCTTAACCGACGTGCCGAGGGTTTACCGGGAATCATGTCGCTTTGGCGAGGGTATGAGATCCTGCAAGAAAATGTGAGATTGTTCATTATTCTTAATAACAAAAATTGTGGGTAA
- a CDS encoding IS630 transposase-related protein has product MTYPLKFRQHVLAIKEQEKLTYAQTATRFCIGTASLMRWAKRIEPCLTRDKPASKIARAALILDVETYPDASQYERAQRMGVSARGICHALKRAGFSYKKNILSSKSQRPIPRRFSDQDPGL; this is encoded by the coding sequence ATGACTTATCCATTAAAATTTCGCCAACATGTATTGGCTATTAAAGAGCAAGAAAAGCTTACATATGCCCAAACGGCCACACGTTTTTGTATTGGGACCGCAAGTCTGATGCGCTGGGCTAAACGAATAGAACCTTGTCTGACACGTGATAAACCCGCCAGTAAAATAGCTCGAGCGGCGTTGATTCTTGATGTGGAAACCTACCCTGACGCGTCTCAATACGAGCGAGCCCAACGTATGGGAGTGAGCGCTAGAGGTATCTGCCATGCGTTGAAACGGGCAGGGTTTAGCTATAAAAAAAACATTTTATCATCCAAAAGCCAACGCCCAATCCCGAGAAGATTTTCAGATCAAGATCCAGGCCTATGA
- a CDS encoding transposase: protein MDNVSFHKRQDIQSTRQKSGFILEYLPTYSPDLNPIEHKWAQAKALRRKRQCDIDTLFSDPLF from the coding sequence ATGGATAATGTGAGCTTTCACAAACGCCAGGATATCCAGTCTACTAGACAAAAATCTGGTTTTATTCTGGAATATCTCCCGACGTATTCTCCTGACCTCAACCCGATTGAGCACAAATGGGCTCAGGCTAAAGCCCTTCGTAGGAAACGACAATGCGATATCGACACTCTCTTTTCTGACCCTTTATTTTGA
- a CDS encoding IS5 family transposase (programmed frameshift), producing the protein MKYEQIKVLEEEKFRRLTGVKRSTFEKMIKILNEADKCKQGNGGRKPKLGLEDRLLMALEYLREYRTYFHVSRSDGVSESTCYETIKWIENTLIKHPDFALPGRKALLKSDREYELVLIDATETPIERPPKKQKQFYSGKKKRPTLKTQVIVDKKSKAVICTSFTHGRRHDFRLFKESGVRIHPEIKTVTDTGYQGLGKIHSNSALPKKKTKKNPLTKEDKRNNRELSSQRVLNENVIGMIKRFKIVSDRYRNRRKRFGLRFNLIAAIYNMEIR; encoded by the exons ATGAAATATGAACAAATAAAGGTATTGGAAGAGGAAAAATTTCGGCGCTTAACCGGAGTTAAACGCAGTACATTTGAAAAGATGATAAAGATATTGAATGAAGCAGATAAATGTAAGCAAGGGAACGGAGGTCGGAAACCCAAGCTGGGTTTAGAAGATCGCTTATTAATGGCCCTTGAGTATCTACGGGAATATCGCACTTATTTTCATGTTAGCCGAAGCGATGGGGTGAGTGAGAGCACCTGCTATGAAACGATTAAATGGATAGAAAATACGCTAATAAAGCATCCTGATTTTGCACTCCCTGGACGCAAAGCTTTATTAAAAAGTGATAGGGAGTATGAGCTCGTTCTTATTGATGCCACAGAAACGCCGATTGAACGTCCCC CAAAAAAACAAAAGCAGTTTTACTCAGGAAAAAAGAAACGACCCACCTTAAAAACCCAAGTGATCGTCGATAAAAAAAGCAAAGCAGTCATCTGTACAAGCTTTACTCATGGGAGGCGTCATGATTTTAGGTTGTTCAAAGAGTCTGGCGTGCGAATACATCCTGAAATCAAAACAGTGACAGATACAGGTTACCAAGGGCTTGGCAAGATCCATTCAAACTCGGCGTTGCCTAAGAAAAAGACAAAGAAAAATCCCTTAACAAAAGAAGATAAACGCAACAATCGTGAGTTATCAAGCCAGCGTGTATTAAACGAAAATGTCATTGGTATGATTAAACGATTTAAAATCGTATCAGATCGTTATCGAAACAGGCGAAAACGTTTTGGATTACGATTTAATCTGATTGCAGCAATTTATAACATGGAAATTAGATAA
- a CDS encoding DUF6651 domain-containing protein, whose translation MKLHLDTEGKAVLENGMPVYLHEDGKAIPFDAVAALNKISALNGEAKGHCEAKEALEAKLKAFAGIDDPAKAREALQTLTHIDQKKLIDAGAVDQVKAQITQAFQTQLDEASSKNKTLEAQLYQEMIGGRFSSSAFIQDNLAIPADLVQARFGQAFSIDAGKVVATDAAGNKVFSRRQPGEIAEFEEALEYLIEQYPHKDHILKASGHRVGGSQPTPQQHGQKTLKRSAFDALDIGSKQAAFKDGISIVD comes from the coding sequence ATGAAATTACACCTCGATACAGAAGGAAAAGCAGTACTGGAAAACGGCATGCCGGTGTATTTGCATGAGGACGGCAAAGCGATCCCCTTTGATGCGGTGGCGGCCTTGAACAAAATTAGCGCCCTCAATGGCGAGGCCAAAGGCCACTGTGAGGCCAAGGAAGCACTCGAGGCCAAACTCAAGGCGTTTGCAGGCATTGACGACCCGGCGAAAGCCCGTGAAGCACTGCAAACGCTCACCCACATCGATCAAAAGAAATTAATCGATGCGGGCGCGGTTGATCAGGTGAAAGCACAAATCACTCAAGCCTTTCAAACCCAGCTTGACGAGGCCAGCAGCAAAAATAAAACCCTGGAAGCCCAGTTGTATCAAGAGATGATTGGCGGACGTTTCAGCAGTTCGGCGTTTATCCAGGATAACCTGGCTATTCCAGCGGATTTGGTGCAAGCCCGGTTCGGTCAGGCGTTCAGCATTGACGCGGGCAAGGTGGTCGCCACGGATGCGGCAGGCAACAAGGTATTCTCACGCCGTCAGCCCGGGGAAATCGCGGAGTTTGAGGAAGCCTTAGAATACCTCATCGAACAGTATCCGCACAAAGACCACATTCTGAAAGCCTCCGGCCACCGTGTGGGCGGCTCGCAGCCCACACCCCAGCAGCACGGACAAAAAACACTCAAACGCAGCGCCTTTGATGCCTTGGACATCGGCAGCAAACAGGCCGCATTCAAAGACGGTATCTCGATCGTCGATTAA
- a CDS encoding IS630 transposase-related protein: MSHSVDFRRKVLSIREKENLSIRETAKRFHIGSASVTRWLSRIEVKASSPRRRKLDKVALAEDVALYPDAYQRERAARFQVCQKAIWQALKNLGVTYKKNPASSQGRRRDTARLPGHDSLL, encoded by the coding sequence ATGAGCCACTCTGTCGATTTTCGCCGTAAAGTTCTGAGTATTCGAGAGAAAGAAAACTTGAGTATCAGAGAGACCGCTAAACGCTTCCACATTGGTTCAGCTTCCGTTACTCGCTGGCTCAGTCGTATCGAGGTTAAAGCTTCTTCCCCCCGTCGGCGTAAGCTTGATAAAGTGGCGTTAGCTGAAGATGTTGCACTTTATCCCGATGCTTACCAACGGGAACGGGCGGCGCGCTTTCAGGTGTGCCAGAAAGCCATTTGGCAGGCACTGAAAAACCTGGGTGTCACCTATAAAAAAAACCCTGCGTCATCCCAAGGCAGACGAAGAGACACGGCGCGCCTTCCAGGACACGATAGCCTGCTATAA
- the mutT gene encoding 8-oxo-dGTP diphosphatase MutT, whose amino-acid sequence MQHLQIAIGIVRSTQQEIFITQRVNHSHMAGSWEFPGGKIEQNETPLAALKRELLEEIGITVQQASLFKTLQHHYTDRALTLHFYLVKRWQNEPFGREGQPTRWVHQSELRSTEFPPANGEIIEMLTQPFCD is encoded by the coding sequence TTGCAGCACTTACAGATTGCCATAGGTATTGTCCGCAGCACACAACAAGAAATATTTATTACTCAACGCGTCAATCATTCACATATGGCCGGATCTTGGGAATTTCCTGGGGGTAAAATTGAGCAAAATGAAACGCCGCTTGCTGCTTTAAAACGCGAGTTACTGGAGGAAATCGGTATTACTGTACAACAAGCCTCACTGTTTAAAACACTACAGCATCACTATACTGATCGTGCCTTGACCTTACATTTTTATTTGGTAAAACGGTGGCAAAACGAGCCCTTTGGTCGCGAAGGACAACCGACGCGCTGGGTGCATCAGAGCGAATTACGGAGTACTGAGTTTCCGCCAGCTAACGGCGAAATTATTGAAATGTTAACTCAACCCTTTTGCGACTGA
- a CDS encoding C80 family cysteine peptidase, whose translation MLDISEVTLQGTEQNIRDAPSNETHSDQAKRDNVDEWKKPTVNTLNRGFHSRFDSQIILQLEDDPVVMEAAARLVSKHPDRSVLFQLDVQGNYHLVYGNPRMLAGNLRWQVVGHGHSVEGELNHQTLAGYNPAELAESIRQFSSKLKTVYGIDSDPNYISLVGCSLTDYHLQTGGYARQFALSLDAIGLRADVAARRTDVSINRLGQKATLGDDGVMYHKMSDDKLVLTWNKQDVLVPASDLAERLVRAIVLVDKLASGKLKFSALDEQQYFDLADSFHREEGILDIEQLILTTFDDKHYQAWRYDLHQLLQLQDSYIQLQGFSGQKALHQSKGWNTSQASSIAAWQRVSMENHTPGIAIQTRVTPQGLFIGDNSLHALSAATEIGLGWLNARTLGDPQTQDFLNALMTHAMINEQRAEGALSDIDASQLNNFRQKFANLRSIDLSNQDIFTPIEGISSDSEGEYLLKGAHNVLMLSSRYQGQQHIYSLYDPYVGEVNISSTNAENNGKVINTLLQTYLAGLHHPLDNQRTRGQHYGMIQQGELFMFEATYKINMNKARQHYPALTIFQTFLSDFHSEQQQLAGASNITLNGVTLPARVLSKMGATLAGKAFSPMYGSTEITLTSPLQFDSERLCHYLSQTDKIAVAQAVLFLKQQLTLLENVNYLLTPQSDPAAGTVATRLLNEINQQVEGAQIKPALWSELQKIPRRWRRVTQFNNRVGTGLQGYGYLRGFYDLKKYREMLKGDVLTQQQKDDLAFEEKLAIASFSSNFAIDIAQYGLGRLGYSLANTAISGSRLGQIGTSAGFKMVRFGGPLLGGMSSGFDLYQATRSFKALDTTSDLKIQQDLMVNGSLSLMGAAVGIGTAISFALGGTAATVAGPVGLIVGAGIILGGEIYSSVRQIENIGQYVHLTPMETLHNGWRVFTGQGADPEIENRVAYIKTRETVRQQYSRLLVEQSQKILQSNGQINILYTSLGEVEVEGHPYKKIVAKDLAGREHVIRDHILPSEDIQAMISRALTEYLGQYSLGQHPLILDKPRVVPSEYHYYTPKRLLHTDDTINNSELSINVVMTTFSAQSQRVGQFIDQDGASLNKHMEANYHSVMGDFNGDGRRDIGYFTAQRLYLLLSNTNGSYTEAPPIDYNSGEVPTTARYLIGDINNDDRDDIILIMDDEERIDILFIQEGGGFVRQHIAIQDEGGIRVSAPLQATPVLADINGDGYADWVSFTRSDVNINYGGSEGTFSTGISASLAALHKGDASQYIHHMTGDIDGDGCDDIVSLTKNGRLHILLGVNKNQRRVPFKKGSEQSYAAVTALLADFNPEQIQLADIDGDGRADLVVIQNDGRYTLCHGRQNGRFGPVTDDTQREERGQRVAYRPNRLAVRGEQQILGITLDRDDKPALFSLNQAGIVFTHTLSAIPIQETITDVRLGGGNDVVKGNQDQKYSFEVEEGTKNFSGGRYADRFLLMGKPAPHQPSVLDGGEDPTSTDQHDTVIAVARPAENDGYIINLNTGTVSYTSNHKKIIANLLHIEHAQGHSETNDILRGNEDDNLLNDVGGKDSLFGEGGNDILMLQAGIALGGTGTDSYRILQNNRPENAMVTVFEAPDTQEISNVLLDYTAEQIVSVSHKEGFVLLTLRNDNSTLTTLGLYGMYSDPKEDPLTHQPGAYHTLADKPFSSNAFTDKSARKKRSRQHNFLLYTRDGFMISG comes from the coding sequence GTGTTGGATATCAGTGAAGTGACCCTGCAAGGTACCGAGCAGAATATTCGTGACGCTCCATCAAATGAAACTCATTCCGATCAGGCCAAACGGGATAACGTCGATGAGTGGAAAAAACCAACGGTTAACACGCTCAATCGTGGCTTCCACTCTCGGTTTGACAGCCAAATTATTCTTCAGCTTGAAGATGACCCCGTGGTCATGGAAGCTGCTGCGAGATTAGTCAGCAAACATCCTGATCGTTCAGTGCTATTTCAGCTTGATGTACAAGGCAACTACCATCTCGTTTATGGTAATCCGCGTATGCTAGCGGGTAATCTACGCTGGCAGGTGGTGGGACATGGCCACAGTGTTGAAGGCGAACTTAATCACCAAACACTCGCAGGGTACAACCCTGCTGAGTTGGCAGAAAGTATCAGGCAGTTTAGTAGCAAACTGAAAACTGTCTATGGTATCGACAGTGATCCCAATTATATCAGCCTGGTGGGATGTTCACTCACCGACTATCACCTACAAACCGGCGGCTACGCTCGGCAATTTGCGCTATCACTGGATGCGATAGGGCTCCGTGCTGATGTCGCCGCACGACGCACGGATGTCTCCATCAATAGACTCGGCCAGAAGGCCACGTTGGGCGATGACGGCGTCATGTACCATAAAATGAGTGATGACAAACTGGTATTAACCTGGAACAAACAAGATGTATTGGTCCCTGCCTCCGATCTGGCAGAACGTCTGGTGCGCGCTATCGTGCTGGTTGACAAACTCGCTTCGGGGAAGCTGAAATTCTCAGCACTGGATGAGCAGCAATACTTTGATTTGGCGGATTCTTTCCACCGGGAAGAGGGCATTTTAGACATAGAACAATTAATACTGACCACCTTTGATGATAAACATTACCAGGCATGGCGTTATGACCTCCATCAACTGCTACAACTGCAGGATTCCTACATTCAGTTGCAGGGATTCAGTGGGCAAAAAGCTCTCCATCAGAGTAAAGGCTGGAACACCAGCCAGGCAAGCAGTATCGCCGCATGGCAGCGTGTAAGTATGGAGAATCATACACCCGGCATAGCAATTCAGACCCGGGTTACTCCACAAGGACTGTTTATCGGCGATAATAGCCTTCATGCTCTTTCAGCGGCAACCGAGATAGGACTAGGTTGGCTGAATGCACGCACATTGGGAGACCCTCAAACACAAGATTTTCTCAATGCTCTGATGACACACGCCATGATTAACGAACAAAGGGCAGAGGGTGCTCTATCCGACATCGATGCTTCACAGCTTAATAATTTCCGGCAAAAATTCGCTAATTTAAGATCAATCGACCTCAGCAATCAGGACATTTTTACTCCCATAGAGGGGATTAGCTCCGACAGCGAGGGAGAGTATCTATTAAAGGGTGCGCATAATGTGCTGATGCTGTCTAGCCGTTACCAAGGACAACAGCACATCTACTCTTTGTATGATCCCTATGTTGGAGAAGTCAACATTAGCAGCACCAATGCTGAAAATAACGGGAAAGTCATAAATACGCTACTGCAAACCTATCTAGCGGGCCTGCATCACCCCCTTGATAACCAGAGAACTCGCGGACAACATTACGGCATGATACAGCAGGGAGAGCTTTTCATGTTTGAAGCCACCTACAAAATAAATATGAATAAGGCCAGACAGCACTATCCGGCATTGACGATATTCCAGACATTTCTGAGCGATTTCCACAGCGAACAACAGCAGCTAGCAGGGGCATCAAATATCACCTTAAACGGAGTCACCTTGCCGGCTCGTGTACTGAGCAAAATGGGTGCCACCCTGGCGGGTAAAGCATTTTCTCCCATGTACGGTAGCACTGAAATCACGCTCACCTCACCGTTGCAGTTTGATTCCGAGCGACTCTGTCATTACCTGAGCCAAACAGATAAAATCGCCGTCGCACAGGCTGTACTGTTTTTGAAACAGCAGCTTACTCTCCTAGAAAACGTTAATTACCTGTTGACACCCCAAAGCGATCCCGCAGCAGGGACAGTAGCAACTCGTCTGCTCAATGAAATTAATCAGCAAGTAGAAGGAGCTCAGATTAAGCCGGCGCTGTGGTCAGAACTGCAAAAAATACCCCGTCGCTGGCGGCGAGTGACACAATTCAACAATCGTGTTGGTACTGGGCTGCAGGGATACGGCTATCTACGCGGGTTTTATGATCTGAAAAAATATCGTGAAATGCTTAAAGGTGATGTGTTGACCCAACAACAAAAGGATGATTTGGCGTTTGAAGAAAAGCTAGCCATAGCGTCTTTTTCCTCCAATTTCGCCATTGATATAGCTCAATACGGCCTGGGTAGACTGGGATATTCTCTCGCTAATACAGCGATCTCTGGCTCACGTCTCGGTCAAATAGGCACCAGTGCCGGTTTTAAGATGGTAAGATTTGGTGGACCATTGTTAGGGGGGATGTCCAGCGGTTTTGATCTCTACCAGGCTACTCGGTCGTTTAAGGCGTTAGACACCACCTCAGATCTTAAAATTCAACAAGATCTGATGGTGAATGGTTCGCTCTCACTGATGGGCGCAGCCGTTGGCATTGGTACCGCTATTTCCTTTGCCTTAGGTGGCACCGCGGCCACAGTGGCAGGCCCCGTTGGTTTAATCGTCGGTGCGGGGATCATATTAGGAGGTGAAATCTATTCTTCTGTTCGCCAGATAGAAAATATTGGGCAATATGTGCATTTAACACCCATGGAAACACTACATAATGGCTGGCGGGTATTCACTGGGCAGGGAGCAGATCCCGAGATAGAAAATCGGGTCGCATATATAAAAACAAGAGAAACGGTTCGCCAGCAATATAGTCGCCTACTAGTAGAACAATCCCAGAAAATCCTGCAGTCTAACGGACAAATTAATATCCTTTATACCAGTCTCGGTGAGGTTGAAGTGGAAGGGCATCCCTATAAAAAAATAGTGGCTAAAGATCTGGCTGGCAGAGAGCACGTGATACGGGATCACATTCTGCCCAGTGAAGATATTCAGGCGATGATATCTCGGGCGTTGACCGAGTACTTAGGACAATATTCTCTGGGGCAGCATCCGCTCATACTTGATAAACCCCGTGTGGTTCCCAGTGAGTACCACTACTATACCCCGAAACGACTTCTACATACTGACGATACCATCAATAATAGCGAACTTAGCATTAATGTCGTTATGACAACATTTAGTGCTCAATCTCAACGGGTAGGTCAGTTCATCGATCAAGATGGTGCATCACTTAATAAACATATGGAGGCAAATTATCACAGCGTGATGGGCGATTTTAACGGTGACGGTCGACGCGATATCGGCTATTTCACTGCGCAGCGCCTTTATCTGTTACTGAGCAATACCAACGGCAGTTATACGGAGGCACCGCCCATTGATTACAACTCGGGAGAGGTGCCTACAACAGCCCGCTATCTGATAGGCGATATTAACAATGATGATCGGGATGACATCATACTCATTATGGATGATGAAGAGCGTATCGATATTTTGTTCATACAGGAGGGTGGTGGTTTTGTCAGGCAGCACATTGCAATACAAGATGAAGGTGGAATACGGGTGTCAGCTCCATTACAAGCAACACCTGTGTTAGCGGATATTAATGGTGATGGCTATGCCGATTGGGTATCATTTACTCGTTCTGATGTTAACATTAATTATGGTGGATCGGAGGGAACTTTTAGTACGGGGATCTCTGCATCATTAGCGGCGTTACACAAAGGCGATGCGTCACAATATATCCATCATATGACAGGGGATATCGATGGTGATGGCTGTGATGACATCGTTTCACTGACTAAAAACGGGCGTTTACATATCCTATTAGGAGTCAACAAAAACCAGCGCCGGGTGCCGTTTAAAAAGGGATCGGAGCAATCCTATGCCGCAGTGACTGCACTACTGGCTGACTTTAATCCCGAGCAAATACAGCTTGCAGATATAGATGGTGACGGTCGTGCTGATTTGGTCGTGATCCAGAATGACGGACGCTATACCCTCTGCCACGGAAGACAAAATGGCCGCTTTGGCCCCGTGACCGATGATACACAGCGTGAAGAAAGGGGTCAGCGGGTGGCTTATCGCCCCAATCGACTGGCCGTACGGGGTGAGCAACAAATCTTAGGAATCACCCTGGATAGGGACGACAAGCCAGCCTTATTTTCACTCAATCAGGCCGGCATTGTGTTCACCCATACGTTGAGCGCTATTCCGATACAAGAGACCATCACAGATGTGAGACTGGGTGGCGGCAATGATGTCGTAAAGGGCAATCAGGATCAAAAATATAGCTTTGAAGTGGAAGAAGGAACCAAAAACTTTAGCGGTGGCCGCTATGCCGATCGCTTTTTGTTGATGGGTAAACCTGCACCCCATCAACCCAGTGTGCTTGACGGCGGAGAAGATCCGACGTCCACTGACCAGCATGATACCGTGATTGCTGTCGCCAGACCGGCGGAAAATGATGGGTATATCATCAACCTCAATACTGGCACAGTCAGTTATACATCCAACCATAAAAAAATCATTGCCAATTTACTACATATTGAACATGCACAGGGGCATAGTGAAACCAATGATATATTGCGGGGCAATGAGGATGATAATCTTCTGAACGATGTAGGTGGAAAAGATTCACTATTCGGCGAGGGCGGTAATGACATTCTAATGCTGCAGGCGGGCATTGCCCTTGGAGGAACAGGGACAGACAGCTACCGTATTTTGCAAAATAACCGCCCTGAAAATGCGATGGTAACGGTATTCGAGGCCCCCGATACGCAGGAGATCAGCAATGTCCTGCTAGATTACACAGCAGAACAAATCGTCTCTGTTTCTCATAAAGAGGGTTTTGTCCTGCTCACATTGCGCAATGATAACAGTACCCTCACCACGCTAGGATTGTATGGTATGTACAGTGATCCCAAGGAGGATCCTCTAACTCACCAACCTGGTGCCTATCATACTCTAGCTGATAAACCGTTTTCTTCTAACGCTTTCACTGACAAATCTGCTCGTAAAAAAAGATCACGGCAACATAATTTTCTTTTGTATACCCGTGATGGCTTCATGATAAGCGGGTAG
- a CDS encoding calcium-binding protein translates to MPPSDDSEPLLPRLAARYKPEWDRNWQKLTQRSKPADIQVHLSTQNEQGKITINIAGREVRANLLPSFMQLIIAETPFNDRLEGDDTNNRLQSAQGNDILIGKGGSDHYVIEHKKPGRQITINNYDDTIGDLLPQDTLALPLSIKDIHLQQEANDIILSYRDMPTLYPTVRITNFMQDVRYRHISVQDENDTLLPLVRNNAGNLSLGRLEITAGDDVAIVYHESALLNALVNDQLNLLAGDDIFIDLTNNSNYTLIGGKGNDTLLGGGGDNTYLIAQDDGHDIIEERGGHNSLKFTSANINKKTLWLKQQNNDLIILINGANNSVTIKNYYDQSESKIDKIEAGGFQLAGSNIDQMVLAMSIFSSANSHYLQSLFSWHNEELQNKFNTLWREAVH, encoded by the coding sequence ATGCCTCCCTCCGACGACAGTGAACCGTTACTACCCCGTCTAGCCGCACGGTATAAACCTGAATGGGATCGAAATTGGCAGAAATTAACCCAAAGATCAAAACCAGCAGACATACAAGTTCATTTGTCTACCCAAAATGAACAAGGAAAAATCACCATTAATATTGCCGGACGTGAGGTAAGAGCCAATCTGTTGCCAAGCTTTATGCAACTGATTATCGCCGAAACCCCGTTTAACGATAGACTCGAAGGAGATGATACCAATAATCGGTTACAGAGTGCGCAAGGCAACGATATTCTGATAGGGAAAGGAGGTTCAGATCACTATGTTATTGAGCATAAAAAGCCGGGTCGTCAAATTACTATCAATAATTATGATGATACAATCGGGGATCTGTTACCTCAGGACACGTTGGCATTACCACTATCGATTAAAGATATCCATCTGCAACAGGAAGCTAACGACATTATTCTTAGCTATCGTGACATGCCAACATTATATCCTACGGTGCGTATTACTAATTTTATGCAGGACGTGCGTTACCGTCATATCAGTGTACAAGACGAAAACGATACCCTTCTACCGTTAGTCCGCAACAACGCAGGGAATCTATCGTTAGGGCGATTGGAGATCACTGCAGGTGATGACGTTGCCATTGTGTACCATGAAAGTGCGCTGCTCAACGCACTGGTTAATGATCAGTTAAATTTATTGGCTGGCGATGACATCTTCATCGACCTTACCAATAACAGCAACTACACCCTGATCGGAGGTAAAGGTAACGATACGCTGTTAGGGGGTGGCGGAGACAATACCTATTTGATAGCACAGGATGACGGTCACGATATTATTGAAGAAAGAGGGGGACACAATAGCCTCAAATTTACCTCGGCGAATATCAACAAAAAAACACTGTGGTTAAAACAACAGAATAATGATTTGATAATACTGATTAACGGGGCAAATAACAGTGTGACGATCAAAAATTATTATGATCAATCTGAGTCGAAAATAGACAAAATAGAAGCCGGAGGATTTCAGTTAGCAGGCAGCAACATTGATCAAATGGTTTTAGCGATGTCTATTTTTTCTTCTGCAAATAGCCATTATCTACAGAGTCTTTTCTCGTGGCACAATGAAGAACTGCAAAACAAATTTAACACACTGTGGAGAGAAGCGGTACATTGA
- a CDS encoding IS630 family transposase: MKIELTADQKITLEAQHRQSHDRRVCDRIRCVLLSADGWTPPMIAHSQLINETTVRRHLTDYHKLNKLKPENGGSDGYLNAEQTTSLVEHLTQPLYHHNHQIVAYIAGRWNITFTVSGLYKGLKQHGFSYKKPKGVPHKFAVEKQQQFIKTYSELKDAAGNDPILFIDAVHPTQATKISYGWIRKGQDKTIETTGSRTRLNIMGALNIQNVANPIIRDDETINSENVVHFLSAIRAHYPITTTAHVILEGAGYHRSQLVQDAALTLNIQLHYLPPYSPNLNPIERLWKVMNEQTRNNRYYPSKQSFKNDILNFFEVKLPQMASSLVSRLNDNCQALNPAS; the protein is encoded by the coding sequence ATGAAAATAGAGCTGACTGCTGACCAGAAAATTACCCTCGAAGCCCAACATCGTCAAAGCCATGACCGCCGTGTCTGTGACAGGATCCGGTGTGTTTTGTTGTCCGCAGACGGCTGGACTCCCCCTATGATTGCTCACTCACAGCTCATTAATGAAACCACGGTGCGGCGCCACCTTACAGACTATCATAAACTCAACAAGCTCAAGCCTGAAAATGGCGGCTCCGATGGCTATCTCAATGCGGAACAGACCACGTCGCTGGTTGAACATCTCACCCAGCCGCTCTACCACCACAATCACCAAATTGTGGCCTATATCGCTGGACGCTGGAACATCACCTTTACCGTATCAGGTCTGTATAAAGGGTTGAAGCAGCATGGCTTTAGCTATAAAAAGCCGAAAGGTGTTCCGCATAAATTTGCCGTTGAGAAACAGCAGCAATTTATAAAGACCTACAGCGAATTGAAAGACGCCGCGGGTAATGACCCCATACTGTTTATTGATGCCGTTCATCCGACACAAGCCACCAAAATAAGCTACGGCTGGATACGAAAAGGCCAGGATAAAACGATAGAGACCACCGGGAGCAGAACGCGGTTGAATATCATGGGAGCCTTGAACATCCAGAATGTGGCTAACCCCATAATCCGTGATGATGAGACGATTAACAGCGAAAATGTGGTTCACTTCCTGTCTGCCATTCGCGCGCATTATCCCATCACGACAACGGCACATGTGATCCTCGAGGGTGCAGGCTATCACCGTTCACAGCTTGTGCAAGACGCCGCGCTTACGTTGAATATCCAGCTTCATTACCTTCCGCCGTATAGCCCGAATCTAAACCCGATAGAGCGATTGTGGAAGGTGATGAATGAGCAAACACGAAACAATAGATATTACCCATCTAAACAGAGTTTTAAGAACGATATCTTAAACTTCTTTGAGGTGAAGCTACCACAAATGGCAAGTTCTCTGGTATCTCGCTTAAACGATAATTGCCAGGCGCTAAATCCTGCATCTTGA
- a CDS encoding transposase — MSPQKFTPEFKHEVANLVIEQNYTISQASTAMGVSKSALRHWVIPK; from the coding sequence ATGTCTCCCCAGAAATTTACGCCAGAATTTAAACATGAAGTGGCTAACTTAGTGATTGAGCAAAATTACACTATTTCCCAAGCGAGTACGGCCATGGGTGTTAGCAAAAGTGCGTTACGACACTGGGTTATACCCAAGTGA